The genomic DNA GACGCGCTCGCCGAACCCCTTGGCCCGCTGCTCGGCCGAGAGCGTGAAACCGAGCCGGTGGAAGGCGCCGGGCCACTCCCGGTCCTCCAGCTCGGCCTGGGCGACGGCCGTACGGAAGGTGACGTCCCACAGGGTGGGCGCCTGCGACACGTAGGCCTCGCCGCGGGCCAGGTTGCGCAGGAACGCGCGCTGGGAGGCGGCGCGCGCACCGCCGTCGATGGTGGCGTAGGTCAGCGACCAGTCCACCGACAGGCCCAGGCGGCGCCACAGCTCCTCGAACGCCTTCTCGTCCTCGATGGTGAGCCGCTCGCACAGCTCGATGAAGTTGCGGCGCGAGATCGGCACCTGCCGCTTGGCGTCGGGCCTGTCCGGCGGCTCGAACCGCGGGTCGTAGGGGATGGAGGGGTCGCAGCGCACGCCGAAGTGGTTCTGCACCCGGCGCTCGGTGGGCAGGCCGTTGTCGTCCCAGCCCATCGGGTAGAAGACCTCGCGGCCGCGCATCCGCTGGAAACGGGCGATCGTGTCGGTGTGGGTGTAGGAGAAGACGTGACCGACGTGCAGGGAACCGGAGACGGTCGGCGGCGGGGTGTCTATCGAGTAGATCTCCTCGCGGGTGCGCGACCTGTCGAAGCGGTAGGTGCCCTCGGTCTCCCAGCGGGCTACACATACGGCTTCCAGCCCGTCGAGAGTCGGCTTCTCGGGCATGGGCGCATGGCGCGGTCGCTGTTGTGTCATGCCTCCCTATGGTATGGCTTCACGCCGTACCGCGCTGGGGAGGACTAGTGTTCGGGTGCGGAGCGCAAAAAAGGGGAGGGCCCATATGGCCGGCAAGACCGAGAAGCAGGACATGGCCTGGCGGGCCATCGGTGGCCTGGTGGGACTGGTCACCGCCTGGACCGCCAAAAAGATCATCGGGTTCGCCTGGGAGAAGTCGACGGGCAGGAAGCCGCCGGTGGACAGCGAGTCACTGGACATCGGCCTCGGTGAGGCGATCGGCTACGCCGTGGTGATGGGGGTGGGCATGCAGGTCGCGCAGATCCTGGCCGCCCGCACCGCCCGGAAGCGTTACAACGCCTGGAAGACCGTGAAGGACGCGACCAGGGACGTAACCTCCTGACGGTGGGGCGGGCGCGGCCCGGAGGGTCAGGACTCCAGGGCTGCGAGAAACTCCTTCGCCCAGCGGTCCACGTCGTAGGTCGCCACCCGTCTGCGCAGTGAGCGCATCCGGCGGGACAGATCGTGCGGCGTGGCCCGCA from Streptosporangium sp. NBC_01756 includes the following:
- a CDS encoding DUF4235 domain-containing protein yields the protein MAGKTEKQDMAWRAIGGLVGLVTAWTAKKIIGFAWEKSTGRKPPVDSESLDIGLGEAIGYAVVMGVGMQVAQILAARTARKRYNAWKTVKDATRDVTS